A DNA window from Fibrobacterota bacterium contains the following coding sequences:
- a CDS encoding ABC transporter ATP-binding protein, whose translation MVPILLGWILVLVSTGLDQVSPWMVKVILDGLQSGKGFPAVRWPVGAILLATVISGLLLFFQRLWVIRASRTIEYELRRDLFSGLMLQPKRFFDRNSIGDVMSRATNDLDRVRDLAGPAVLHLARMGCLAVFTTIALARLDFRLMWLGLLPALLMPLVANVFLKRMYGLFGGIQKSLSSLNSFLQDTISGIQVVKAYGKQDEFSTKLTRTSMDLRDASMKVAYSNSAIWPGIGALGAIGLVLVTWVGGRMVIRDAISLGTLSAAILYLLRLQFPLIGLGWVASMIQRANVSIDRLAALRGSFQVDPSTIPGGAEKALEAMDGVRARNGLSQHPPALELRNLFFEYEVPPAKAVPAKPEKGLASKGAAANNGTAPTAVKDGVQVATLLHPALDGINLKIPAGSSLGIVGPTGAGKTTLMHVLCGIYAPPPGTLFLDGVPREGIPDSEWLRHFAYAPQDGFLFSASIRSNIDMGHGARSEHTAEEAAAWSALSRDLGQFPQGYDSMLGEKGINLSGGQRQRVGLARALLANPLVLGLDDTLSALDTETESLVLDQLRKHFAGRTVLIVSHRYSAVMGCDNIVFLADGKILEQGTHAELLRKGGAYASVWEKQRLSTALELD comes from the coding sequence TGGCCACGGTAATCAGCGGGCTGCTCCTATTCTTCCAGCGCCTGTGGGTAATCCGGGCCTCGCGTACCATCGAGTATGAATTACGCAGGGATTTGTTCTCGGGGCTGATGCTGCAACCCAAGCGTTTCTTCGATCGGAATTCGATCGGCGACGTCATGTCGCGCGCCACCAACGATCTCGATCGGGTACGCGATCTCGCCGGACCCGCGGTATTGCACCTGGCGCGCATGGGATGCCTTGCCGTTTTCACGACCATCGCCCTGGCCCGCTTGGATTTCCGTCTCATGTGGCTGGGACTCTTGCCCGCCTTGCTCATGCCCCTCGTGGCCAACGTATTCCTGAAGCGCATGTACGGCCTGTTCGGAGGCATACAGAAGAGCCTGTCATCGCTGAATTCTTTTCTCCAGGACACCATTTCCGGGATACAAGTGGTAAAAGCCTATGGGAAGCAGGATGAATTCTCAACCAAGCTCACCCGCACCTCCATGGATTTGCGGGACGCTTCCATGAAGGTGGCCTATTCCAACTCGGCCATCTGGCCCGGTATCGGGGCCCTCGGGGCCATCGGGCTGGTGCTTGTAACCTGGGTGGGCGGCCGCATGGTTATCCGCGATGCCATCAGCCTGGGAACGTTATCGGCGGCCATCCTCTATCTGCTGCGCTTGCAGTTCCCCCTCATCGGACTCGGTTGGGTGGCGAGCATGATCCAGCGGGCGAACGTGTCCATCGACCGCCTGGCCGCATTAAGGGGCTCATTCCAGGTGGATCCTTCCACTATTCCGGGCGGCGCGGAAAAGGCCCTGGAAGCCATGGACGGGGTGCGCGCGCGGAACGGACTCTCGCAACACCCGCCGGCGTTGGAACTGCGGAATCTTTTTTTCGAATACGAAGTTCCTCCGGCCAAGGCCGTCCCGGCGAAACCGGAAAAGGGCTTGGCATCCAAAGGAGCGGCCGCCAACAATGGCACGGCGCCGACAGCGGTTAAGGACGGGGTTCAGGTTGCGACTCTCCTCCACCCCGCTCTAGATGGGATCAATCTGAAAATCCCGGCAGGCTCGTCCTTGGGGATCGTCGGGCCCACGGGCGCGGGAAAGACCACGCTCATGCATGTCCTGTGCGGCATTTATGCCCCGCCTCCCGGAACGCTTTTCCTCGATGGGGTTCCCCGGGAAGGCATTCCGGATTCAGAATGGCTACGGCATTTCGCCTACGCCCCCCAGGACGGGTTCCTATTCTCCGCCAGCATCCGCAGCAATATCGACATGGGCCATGGCGCGAGATCGGAGCATACGGCTGAGGAAGCCGCGGCCTGGTCGGCGCTTTCCCGCGACCTGGGCCAATTCCCCCAAGGCTACGATTCCATGCTGGGCGAGAAGGGTATCAACCTGAGCGGTGGTCAACGGCAGCGCGTAGGCCTGGCGCGGGCCCTGCTGGCCAATCCGCTCGTATTGGGATTGGACGATACCCTTTCGGCACTGGATACCGAGACCGAATCTCTGGTTCTCGACCAGTTACGCAAGCATTTCGCCGGGCGCACGGTGCTCATCGTATCGCATCGCTATTCCGCCGTCATGGGTTGCGACAATATCGTATTCCTGGCCGACGGGAAGATCCTGGAGCAGGGAACCCATGCGGAATTGCTCCGCAAGGGCGGCGCCTATGCTTCGGTATGGGAGAAGCAGCGCCTTAGCACGGCGCTGGAATTGGATTAG
- a CDS encoding ABC transporter ATP-binding protein, whose amino-acid sequence MADRKEYLSEDKVARFLDRNLWLRLVSLAKGHKSTALTAFFFLITSELLPVLQPRVLQRMIDGPIKHKDLAGIAPYMTAFVALVLVSGAFEYFRAVASQKLGLFIIHELRVRIFARLQGFSMDFFHRTPVGRLMTRLGNDIDSLSGMFTEGLIELLGALLMIAYAVGFMLWLDWRLALASLAVLPLMILTTSIFREKVRQNNTVIRGLLAELNSIMQESLAGIHIVRIFGRVAEQVRKFDEVNRRTRVEWFKNVKYYSVFFPVISGLTELSLAILYFAGAWLFFRGSVSIGTLVAFSWYTGLFFRPLRELSDKITALQSALAAAERVFTLFDTEAALPSGSRVDFPDRPTLRFENVSFGYDPGKPVLKEVSFVVEPGESVAIVGATGSGKSTTISLCNKFYLPDSGSISVGGRSIVEFEDRALRKHISLISQDVYLFSETVAFNVALGPDFDLARVEEVCRYVNAHDFIARMPDGYRTRLKERGENLSAGQRQLLAFARALYHRPKILLLDEATSSVDTATEGLVQEALEKILRDMTSIVVAHRLSTIQKATRILVMHKGRIREQGTHQELLRLGGIYHKLYQLQDFDGSAEPKLEDIRAAANKSGASETRPA is encoded by the coding sequence ATGGCAGATCGCAAAGAATATCTCAGCGAAGATAAGGTCGCCCGCTTCCTGGATCGCAACTTATGGTTGCGCTTGGTTTCCCTGGCGAAGGGCCATAAATCCACGGCTCTCACTGCCTTTTTCTTCCTCATCACTTCGGAACTGCTGCCGGTGCTCCAGCCCCGGGTTTTGCAACGGATGATCGACGGCCCCATTAAGCATAAGGACTTGGCCGGCATCGCTCCTTATATGACGGCCTTCGTGGCTTTGGTACTGGTTTCCGGCGCCTTCGAGTACTTCCGCGCCGTGGCCAGCCAAAAGCTCGGGCTCTTCATCATCCATGAGCTGCGCGTGCGCATCTTCGCGCGCCTGCAGGGTTTCAGCATGGACTTTTTCCACCGCACGCCGGTGGGACGCCTGATGACCCGCCTGGGGAACGACATCGACTCCTTGAGCGGCATGTTCACGGAAGGCCTCATCGAGTTGCTCGGCGCCCTTCTGATGATCGCCTATGCCGTGGGCTTTATGCTCTGGCTGGATTGGCGATTGGCCCTGGCCTCCCTCGCGGTGCTCCCCCTCATGATCTTGACCACCTCTATTTTCCGCGAGAAGGTTCGCCAGAACAATACCGTTATCCGGGGTCTTTTGGCCGAGCTTAACTCCATCATGCAGGAAAGCTTGGCGGGTATCCACATCGTCCGCATCTTCGGCCGCGTGGCCGAGCAGGTCCGCAAGTTCGACGAGGTGAACCGGCGGACCCGCGTGGAATGGTTCAAGAACGTCAAGTATTACTCGGTTTTCTTCCCGGTCATCTCCGGCTTAACCGAACTATCCTTGGCCATACTCTATTTCGCAGGCGCCTGGCTTTTCTTCCGGGGATCGGTCTCGATCGGCACCTTGGTGGCCTTCTCCTGGTACACGGGCTTGTTCTTCCGGCCCTTGCGGGAGTTGAGCGACAAGATCACCGCCTTGCAAAGCGCCTTGGCCGCGGCGGAACGCGTCTTCACCCTGTTCGATACCGAAGCCGCCCTGCCTTCCGGGAGCCGGGTCGATTTTCCCGATCGGCCGACTCTGCGCTTCGAGAACGTGTCTTTCGGCTATGATCCCGGGAAACCGGTGCTGAAAGAGGTGAGCTTCGTCGTCGAACCGGGCGAATCGGTCGCCATCGTAGGCGCTACCGGAAGCGGAAAAAGCACCACCATCTCGCTATGCAATAAGTTTTACTTGCCGGACTCGGGGAGCATCAGCGTCGGTGGGCGAAGCATCGTGGAATTCGAGGACCGGGCCCTGCGGAAGCATATCAGCCTCATTTCCCAGGACGTGTACTTGTTTTCGGAAACCGTAGCCTTCAACGTGGCGTTGGGTCCGGACTTCGATCTTGCGCGGGTAGAAGAAGTCTGCCGGTACGTGAACGCCCATGACTTCATCGCGCGGATGCCGGACGGCTATCGGACCCGGCTCAAGGAACGCGGCGAGAACCTGTCTGCGGGACAGCGTCAGCTTTTGGCCTTCGCCCGGGCCTTGTATCACCGGCCTAAGATCCTTTTACTGGATGAAGCGACTTCCTCCGTGGACACAGCTACGGAAGGCCTGGTGCAAGAGGCTTTGGAAAAAATCCTCCGCGATATGACATCGATTGTCGTTGCTCACCGGCTTTCAACCATCCAGAAGGCAACCCGCATCTTGGTCATGCATAAAGGGCGAATCCGCGAGCAGGGAACGCACCAGGAGTTATTAAGACTTGGGGGGATATACCATAAGCTCTATCAGTTGCAAGACTTTGACGGGAGTGCTGAACCCAAACTAGAGGATATCCGTGCAGCTGCAAATAAATCGGGGGCTTCAGAAACTCGTCCGGCTTGA
- a CDS encoding DNA-directed RNA polymerase subunit omega, with protein sequence MSKHQHLSLETCYSKDLSPFKTVIMTSQEARFINEQANLGFIKLNDKPTTIAIQKFKDNRLELINDVETV encoded by the coding sequence GTGTCCAAGCATCAGCACCTCTCTCTTGAAACCTGCTATAGCAAGGATCTTTCTCCGTTCAAAACGGTCATCATGACTTCGCAAGAAGCCCGCTTCATCAACGAACAGGCCAATCTCGGCTTTATCAAGCTGAATGATAAGCCCACTACCATCGCCATCCAGAAGTTCAAGGACAACCGGCTGGAGCTCATTAACGACGTCGAAACGGTCTAA
- the coaBC gene encoding bifunctional phosphopantothenoylcysteine decarboxylase/phosphopantothenate--cysteine ligase CoaBC, giving the protein MGLEGKNVLIGVSGSISAYKACDLVQRLKDEGATVRVIMTPSAAKLIHPNTFAALTGWRVPVDGWSGVESGAMDHIDLARWADLYVLAPCTAHTLAELAHGLTGSLLSLVYLVFAGNAYIAPAMNSIMLAATATQRNLRLLREKGDVILPTGEGVLACGEEGHGKLLDVTHIIAYLKSHRALPGRHGSVQGKRVLISLGHTREKWDDVRFLSNRSSGKTGLALARAFHLSGALVTVVAGNTDDPVTPGFPAVRVETSEDFRREMLARQAEADVIIMAAALADFVPAQAHVGKQKDSRSLARMELKAFPNVLSELGQKKHEGQILVGFALETTDPIRHAEAKMRERNCDLMVVNNPVSAETGFGRGHVMAAVLDGRTAHPLAEWDKDDLAAAVVAAVAVRLGA; this is encoded by the coding sequence ATGGGTCTTGAGGGGAAGAACGTCCTAATCGGCGTATCCGGAAGCATTTCCGCGTACAAAGCTTGCGATCTGGTACAGCGCCTCAAGGACGAAGGCGCGACGGTTCGGGTCATCATGACCCCGAGCGCGGCCAAACTCATCCATCCCAATACTTTCGCGGCGCTAACGGGTTGGCGCGTGCCCGTAGATGGCTGGTCGGGAGTTGAATCCGGAGCGATGGATCACATCGACTTGGCCCGCTGGGCCGACCTATACGTATTGGCGCCTTGCACCGCCCATACCTTGGCGGAACTCGCCCATGGCTTGACCGGCTCCCTGCTTTCCTTGGTGTACCTGGTCTTCGCAGGGAATGCCTATATCGCCCCGGCCATGAATTCGATTATGCTGGCAGCGACCGCTACGCAAAGGAACTTGAGGCTCCTGCGGGAAAAAGGGGACGTCATCCTTCCTACGGGAGAAGGCGTTTTGGCTTGCGGCGAAGAAGGCCACGGGAAGCTGCTGGACGTGACGCATATCATCGCTTATCTGAAAAGCCATCGGGCCCTACCCGGCCGGCACGGGTCGGTGCAAGGTAAACGCGTATTGATCAGCCTAGGGCACACCCGGGAAAAATGGGATGACGTACGGTTCCTTTCGAACCGGAGCAGCGGGAAGACGGGTCTGGCCCTGGCCAGGGCATTCCACTTGAGCGGTGCGCTGGTCACGGTCGTCGCAGGTAACACCGATGATCCGGTAACGCCGGGGTTTCCTGCCGTGAGGGTGGAGACTTCGGAAGACTTCCGCCGCGAGATGCTGGCGCGCCAGGCGGAAGCCGACGTGATCATCATGGCGGCGGCCCTTGCCGATTTCGTCCCCGCCCAAGCGCATGTCGGCAAGCAAAAGGATTCCAGGTCCTTAGCCCGCATGGAATTGAAGGCGTTCCCTAACGTTCTAAGCGAGCTCGGCCAGAAGAAGCATGAAGGACAGATTCTCGTGGGATTCGCGTTGGAAACCACCGATCCCATCCGCCATGCCGAGGCCAAGATGCGCGAGCGCAATTGCGATCTGATGGTGGTGAACAATCCCGTTTCCGCCGAGACCGGATTCGGCCGTGGACACGTAATGGCCGCGGTGTTGGATGGCCGTACCGCCCACCCGCTTGCGGAATGGGACAAGGACGATCTCGCCGCAGCGGTGGTAGCCGCGGTAGCGGTCCGGTTGGGGGCTTAA
- a CDS encoding uracil-DNA glycosylase — protein MASLERALAEPSSSVGREASTHARTESVALPAFPDLDAYWTHLEAHPGAAAGDPGAAVVRVVRGHGPAGAPLALAGLEPGEADAAAGLAFQGDAGSLLAKMLKAIHLDAAVCYQTNLVKASRVGRATRRDLARLLPWFHAELALARPPFVLLLGEACAQAVLKTGKTLEELRQEPFRMEGREFVATYHPADLLAREELKRKAWEDLQWLRKRMTEGL, from the coding sequence TTGGCTTCCTTGGAACGGGCGCTAGCCGAACCGTCTTCCAGCGTCGGCCGCGAAGCCTCGACCCATGCGCGAACGGAGTCCGTCGCCTTGCCGGCCTTCCCCGATCTGGATGCCTACTGGACCCACTTGGAGGCCCATCCGGGGGCGGCCGCAGGCGATCCGGGGGCAGCGGTTGTCCGCGTGGTGCGGGGTCACGGCCCTGCGGGGGCGCCATTGGCGCTTGCCGGCCTCGAGCCGGGGGAGGCGGATGCTGCCGCGGGACTCGCGTTCCAAGGCGATGCCGGAAGCCTACTGGCGAAAATGCTGAAGGCGATCCATTTGGATGCCGCGGTTTGTTATCAAACCAACCTCGTAAAGGCGTCCCGGGTCGGCCGTGCGACGCGCCGTGACCTGGCTCGGCTGCTCCCTTGGTTTCACGCCGAGCTTGCCTTGGCCCGCCCCCCTTTCGTGCTCCTCCTGGGCGAAGCTTGCGCACAAGCGGTGCTTAAGACCGGTAAAACCCTTGAGGAGTTGCGCCAGGAACCCTTCCGCATGGAAGGACGGGAATTCGTCGCGACCTACCATCCGGCGGATCTCCTGGCGCGCGAAGAGTTGAAGCGGAAAGCCTGGGAAGATTTACAGTGGTTGCGGAAGCGCATGACGGAAGGCCTTTGA
- the dnaB gene encoding replicative DNA helicase: MSTFRVPPQAIEVEKHVIGALFLDSDAVGDALETLKPEDFYLEKHQVIYEAVASLFEKNTPVDLITVSEALRKNQKFDVAGGDAYLMEISAEVVSSANVAQHCGIIKEKALLRGLIGSATRILERAYDGSQEPGEIMDQAEGEIFAISESTIKQGFIPIKRILSDTFKLIESYSKGEIIGVPSGFKDFDSMTSGFQKTDLIILAGRPAMGKTALALSMLANAAIDHKKTVAFFSLEMGREQLVQRILCRQAQVNMHLLRTGRLPQRDFPRLSIAVGPISEAKVFIDDHPSLNILELRAKCRRLKAQQGLDMIMVDYLQLMQGAGRQENRQQEISQISRGLKGLAKELEIPVVALSQLSRSVEQRGGDGEPKLSDLRESGAIEQDADLVMFVYRDEVYNKEAEKGKAKIILAKQRNGPTGEVPLTFISDYASFVNYSGRAPEPDGF, translated from the coding sequence ATGTCGACCTTCCGGGTGCCCCCTCAGGCCATCGAGGTGGAAAAGCATGTGATCGGCGCTTTGTTCCTTGACTCGGATGCCGTGGGCGATGCGCTGGAAACGCTGAAGCCCGAGGACTTCTATCTCGAGAAACACCAGGTGATCTACGAAGCGGTGGCAAGCTTGTTCGAGAAGAACACGCCCGTCGATCTCATCACGGTTTCCGAAGCCTTGCGGAAAAACCAGAAGTTCGACGTGGCCGGCGGCGATGCCTACCTGATGGAGATATCCGCCGAGGTGGTCTCTTCGGCCAACGTGGCCCAGCATTGCGGCATCATCAAGGAAAAGGCCCTGCTGCGGGGCCTGATCGGTTCGGCGACCCGCATCCTGGAACGGGCCTACGACGGGAGCCAAGAGCCGGGCGAGATCATGGACCAAGCCGAGGGCGAGATCTTCGCCATCAGCGAGTCCACCATCAAGCAGGGTTTCATCCCCATCAAGCGAATCCTGTCGGACACCTTCAAGCTCATCGAAAGCTATTCGAAGGGCGAGATCATCGGCGTGCCCTCGGGATTCAAGGACTTCGACTCGATGACCTCCGGCTTCCAGAAGACGGATTTGATCATCCTGGCCGGGCGCCCCGCCATGGGCAAAACGGCGCTGGCCTTGTCCATGCTGGCGAACGCGGCCATCGATCATAAGAAGACCGTCGCCTTTTTCTCCCTGGAAATGGGTCGCGAGCAATTGGTGCAACGTATCCTTTGCCGCCAGGCCCAAGTCAACATGCACCTCCTGCGTACCGGCCGGCTTCCCCAGCGGGATTTCCCCCGCCTTTCGATCGCGGTAGGGCCCATCAGCGAGGCCAAGGTCTTCATCGATGATCATCCGTCCCTGAATATCCTGGAATTGCGGGCCAAATGCCGGCGGCTCAAGGCCCAGCAGGGCCTGGACATGATCATGGTCGATTACCTGCAATTGATGCAAGGCGCCGGCAGGCAGGAAAACCGGCAGCAGGAAATCTCGCAGATCTCCCGCGGCCTTAAAGGACTGGCCAAGGAGCTCGAGATCCCGGTGGTGGCGCTTTCGCAGTTGTCCCGTTCGGTGGAGCAACGCGGCGGCGACGGGGAGCCTAAGCTATCCGATCTGCGGGAATCGGGCGCTATCGAGCAGGACGCGGATTTGGTCATGTTCGTCTACCGCGATGAGGTCTATAATAAGGAAGCCGAGAAAGGGAAGGCCAAGATCATCCTGGCCAAGCAGAGAAATGGGCCCACGGGCGAAGTTCCGCTTACCTTCATATCGGACTATGCTTCCTTCGTCAATTATTCCGGGCGCGCGCCCGAACCCGACGGGTTCTGA
- a CDS encoding ABC transporter permease, whose amino-acid sequence MQGETARPADGPSATAFLETLGSSARRLFSLLMEGLAQRIARVGEVFILFGRILKRAPLIFLNPGLTVEQIIRIGTSSLPLVIVISFFIGAVSAIQAQYQFRGFVPANYLGTAVCKLVIIESGPVLTALVLAGRVGSAIAAEIGTMKEKEELDAMTVLDLDPLRYLAMPRFLAGILVFPLLVIVSDFLSIIGGWIITTLVLKVTTATYVFGLRFLFQPYDVFTSMVKAMVFGGIVVLMGYHHGITAGPGAKGVGQASMRSVVSSCMLILIVDFLIVYIAY is encoded by the coding sequence ATGCAAGGTGAGACCGCGCGGCCGGCGGACGGGCCCTCGGCGACCGCCTTCCTGGAGACCCTGGGATCATCGGCCCGCCGGCTGTTTTCCCTGCTGATGGAGGGGCTGGCCCAGCGCATCGCCCGCGTGGGCGAGGTGTTTATCCTCTTCGGGAGGATCCTGAAAAGGGCGCCGCTTATCTTCCTCAATCCAGGCCTTACCGTAGAGCAGATCATCCGCATCGGCACCTCTTCCCTGCCCCTGGTTATCGTGATTTCCTTTTTCATCGGCGCGGTGTCGGCTATCCAGGCCCAGTACCAGTTCCGGGGATTCGTCCCGGCCAATTACCTGGGTACGGCCGTTTGCAAGCTGGTCATCATCGAATCGGGCCCGGTGCTGACGGCCCTGGTCTTGGCCGGCCGCGTGGGATCGGCCATCGCCGCGGAAATCGGGACCATGAAAGAAAAGGAAGAGCTGGACGCCATGACCGTCCTCGATCTCGATCCCCTCCGCTATCTGGCGATGCCGCGCTTCTTGGCCGGGATCCTGGTCTTCCCCCTGCTTGTAATCGTATCCGACTTCCTATCCATCATCGGGGGCTGGATCATCACCACCTTGGTGCTGAAGGTGACGACCGCCACCTACGTATTCGGGTTGCGCTTCCTGTTCCAGCCTTACGACGTTTTCACCAGCATGGTGAAGGCGATGGTATTCGGCGGCATCGTGGTCCTGATGGGCTACCATCACGGGATCACGGCCGGCCCGGGGGCCAAGGGCGTGGGACAGGCATCCATGCGCTCGGTGGTTTCCTCGTGCATGCTGATCTTGATCGTGGACTTCCTCATCGTCTACATCGCATATTGA
- a CDS encoding ABC transporter ATP-binding protein produces the protein MNGEALIELRHLQKSFGPQKVLRDVNLEIRRGETMVIIGSSGGGKSVILKHCIGLLQPDGGEVIVDGKIISSQDRIDVKTIRKRMGMLFQGAALFDSMNVGENIKFAVREHNKDLRESDLDRIVAETLHMINLNPDFRFKVPSELSGGMKKRLGLARAIALKPEILLYDEPTTGLDPITSDVINDLIIDMQAKLGATNIVVTHDMVSAYKIADRIAMLLDGRIIFVGTPEETRATSNPYVRQFINGQRKLLPEAD, from the coding sequence ATGAACGGCGAAGCGCTCATAGAGCTCAGGCATCTGCAGAAATCCTTCGGGCCGCAGAAGGTCCTCCGGGACGTGAACCTGGAGATCCGCCGCGGCGAGACCATGGTCATCATCGGTAGCTCCGGCGGGGGGAAATCGGTGATCCTGAAGCACTGCATCGGGCTCTTGCAGCCGGATGGCGGCGAGGTTATCGTGGACGGGAAGATCATTTCCAGCCAGGATCGAATCGACGTAAAGACCATCCGCAAACGGATGGGGATGCTTTTCCAGGGCGCGGCCCTCTTCGATTCCATGAACGTCGGCGAGAACATTAAGTTCGCGGTGCGGGAGCACAATAAAGATCTCCGGGAATCGGATTTGGATCGGATCGTGGCCGAGACCTTGCACATGATCAACCTGAATCCGGATTTCCGCTTCAAGGTCCCCAGCGAGTTGTCGGGAGGCATGAAGAAGCGGCTGGGATTGGCGCGGGCCATCGCCTTGAAGCCCGAGATCCTGCTTTACGACGAGCCCACGACGGGCTTGGATCCGATTACCTCGGACGTGATCAACGACCTCATAATCGATATGCAAGCCAAGCTGGGGGCCACCAATATCGTCGTGACCCATGACATGGTCTCGGCCTATAAGATCGCGGATCGGATCGCCATGCTTTTGGACGGCCGCATCATTTTCGTGGGAACCCCGGAGGAGACGCGCGCGACCTCCAATCCTTACGTTAGGCAATTCATCAACGGCCAGCGCAAGCTATTGCCCGAAGCCGATTAG
- the radA gene encoding DNA repair protein RadA, giving the protein MAIKSKSKSGVLYACRECGDTTAKWSGKCLACGSWDSLTEIAATAVEEATEKRGLGDVSEAKSLKDIEVRKEGRTRTGMTELDRVLGGGIVPGSLVLIGGDPGIGKSTLLLQMAATLSAGDVRVLYVTGEESLTQLKMRAERLETPSPDMAVLSETNLDAIFRQCQAVKPTVLVIDSIQTIYKPDLPGSPGSMSQLRECTLALMVNAKSSGTAIFIVGHVTKEGVLAGPRMLEHMVDTVIYFEGERHNAYRILRAVKNRFGATHEIGVFEMASTGLIQVDNPSQVFAHNRGERDPGSVVSCSIEGTRPILIEVQALVSRSNYSMPQRVSMGLDSKRLTILLALLEKFAGIEIGMQDVFVSLAGGFRIEEPAVDLAIATAVASNHLGKKCLADTLALGELGLNGELRTIPQADTRVMEAARLGFKTVVLPKPMQGKVNVPGVDLKFVKKLGDAFEFIYQA; this is encoded by the coding sequence ATGGCCATCAAGTCGAAATCCAAATCCGGGGTTCTCTACGCTTGCCGCGAATGCGGCGACACCACCGCCAAGTGGAGCGGCAAATGCCTGGCCTGCGGCAGCTGGGACAGCCTCACGGAAATCGCTGCCACGGCGGTCGAGGAAGCGACCGAGAAACGCGGACTCGGGGATGTCAGCGAGGCCAAATCCTTAAAGGACATCGAAGTCCGCAAGGAAGGCAGAACCCGTACGGGGATGACCGAGTTGGACCGGGTGTTGGGGGGAGGCATCGTGCCGGGCTCCCTGGTGTTGATCGGGGGCGATCCGGGGATAGGCAAATCCACTTTGCTATTGCAGATGGCGGCCACCCTTTCCGCCGGCGACGTTCGGGTGCTTTACGTGACCGGCGAAGAGAGCCTGACCCAGCTTAAGATGCGGGCGGAACGCCTGGAGACCCCTTCCCCGGACATGGCGGTCCTTTCCGAGACCAATCTGGACGCCATCTTCCGGCAATGCCAGGCCGTGAAGCCTACGGTACTGGTCATCGATTCCATCCAGACCATATATAAACCGGATCTCCCCGGTTCTCCCGGATCGATGTCCCAGTTGCGCGAATGCACCCTGGCCCTGATGGTGAATGCCAAGTCGTCGGGTACGGCCATATTCATCGTGGGCCACGTGACCAAGGAAGGCGTGCTGGCCGGACCGCGCATGCTTGAGCATATGGTCGATACCGTCATCTATTTCGAAGGGGAACGGCATAACGCCTACCGCATCCTGCGCGCGGTCAAGAACCGCTTCGGCGCGACCCACGAAATCGGGGTCTTCGAGATGGCGTCTACCGGACTCATCCAGGTGGATAACCCGTCCCAAGTGTTCGCCCATAACCGCGGCGAGCGCGATCCCGGTTCGGTGGTATCCTGTTCCATCGAAGGAACCCGCCCGATCCTGATCGAGGTGCAAGCCCTGGTTTCGAGAAGCAATTATTCCATGCCGCAGAGGGTGAGCATGGGACTGGATTCCAAGCGCCTCACCATCCTGCTCGCCCTGCTGGAGAAATTCGCCGGCATCGAAATCGGCATGCAGGACGTATTCGTGAGCTTGGCGGGAGGTTTCCGCATCGAAGAACCCGCTGTGGATTTGGCCATCGCGACCGCGGTGGCGTCGAATCACCTGGGGAAGAAATGCCTGGCCGACACCCTCGCTCTCGGCGAGCTGGGATTAAACGGAGAACTGCGGACAATCCCCCAGGCGGATACGCGGGTCATGGAAGCGGCCCGTTTGGGCTTCAAGACCGTGGTCCTGCCGAAGCCGATGCAGGGCAAGGTGAACGTCCCCGGGGTGGACCTCAAGTTCGTCAAGAAATTGGGGGACGCGTTCGAATTCATTTACCAGGCCTGA